The Melanotaenia boesemani isolate fMelBoe1 chromosome 11, fMelBoe1.pri, whole genome shotgun sequence genome includes the window taaaatggtTCTAGCacttatttaaagtttaaactgtctgatttttttaattaaaataatttctatctgagaacttctttctttctttcttctttctttaaaaagaacatgaaacaaaataacataaatgtttaatataaacatttatacATGTGTAACGGGACaatactttgtgtttttcttttaaaaacaacaaaacaaacaaaaaaaggcaagTATGCTTAAAATTCAGCATGCTATTAATTTACTATCAGGTTTTTCTCttgataaaattattaaaattatatcaGTTGGCGGCGGTAATGCGTATATTCATTGTCTACCAACCTTAAATAAGCAAGAAGACGAGCTGCTCGGGCGGAACTTCTGTTTAGCCGCTGTTGTTTACGCACGGACAAGTTGCGAAATTCCCAGACATGGCAACCTGCACACGGACTGCGTGGAAAGGTCAGCTAATAAAGTGTTAACcgtgttttttatttatgacaAGTAACCGATTTTGAAGTGTgagtttgttcttttgttttctgtctgttttcatgTCCATTTAAAAATGAGTCCGATAGCCGGACCGGTTTCCGTTAGCTAACCTCATTAGAAAGCTTAGCTAAAATGAGTCATTTTACGAGTTCATAAATAACTGAGTCACTTTTTGTGGTAAATATATTTCAGTATATATATCGGTAGCTCATTAACACACAGGCATATCTCGGCagttaaatttaaacttttgtgTTAAATATAAGAAACACTGCAGGTGTTCTGCTTTAGTTGGGCTACTTGTTCAGTTTGGAAGATAAACTCAAACCAAACGGTGGTGCTTGGAAGACTTTAACACAAATGAGTGAGATTTTGTGGATAAAATGTTAGCAAACTAAACTAacactttgtttatttatgtttatgtctCTTCATATCTCGGGAACCATGGGCAGAAATTAATGTTATAGAAATATACACTGTACCAGATTTAGTCACCAGCTTATTTCCATTTGCAGTCCCAGGGCAGGCAAACATAAATATAGTTAAATTACAAGAGTACAACTGCAATTAGGCAAACAATATTCcacttaaataaaactcataaCTATAGAAACTTGATTTATAACCCTTCAACATGATTTCATTTCCTGTCATAGATTTATTAACGGCTTGCATTACTGTTGACAGCACTGGTTCATCAGAATTCATTTTTACTCCATTGTCATTTGTTCAGAACGAAGTTGCACAAATAACTTCAACAGTGGAGGCGTGAGgtcatgaattattaaaaaacaaaaataaacagactgCTTTGTACAACATTATGTTCTCTAGCATTTTATGTTTGGAGACTAAAATAAATTGACAATGCTGTCATGGCTTTCTGTTCACTACATTCAAGGTTTGATTTTATTATGCAGCAATTAATGTGTGAAAATACGTGGCAGTTACTGAACTTCTGATATTTCTAAGAACAACTagaatatattttattctaattttctttatgtgctttttaaatCCTAGAGTTGGATCCAATTTCACATCTAAATGTTTGATTTCCTCCACATTATTAATTATTTGACCATTAATATGAACATTAGGAAAACGTCTTTGGTTACACTTTGTAGTGGAATGCATTGTTTACAGATATTTTCTTACAGAATGGCCACGGCGGGGTATCCCCTCTCATTTCCTGAATGGATTCAACTCACAACAGCCTGTTTAGATCAGATGTTGACTTATTCccagatatttatgtaacaacaCCAGGTACTCTTcaacattaaagacattctcactatttttctaaaacactgagcccgtttacatgaccatcaacatcagatatctgggagtaatcagattactgtaattaTTTGAAGCATCTACTTCTGAAATACGATATTGAAAAGATGGTTTTTCTACATTTACAGGTCAGTATTTCCTCCAGGTTCgcagccagaaatgctgtgattcAGGACaggaaaaagttaaactttttaatgtcCTGATGACacgtttcattcagtggagtccTTCTAAatcagggatccccaactccggtcctcgtgagctactgtcctgcaggttctagatgtctcctactacaacacacctctgcacaagcctgttaatgacccagtgatttgagtcaggtgtgttgcatcagggtagaatccaaaacctgcaggacagtagcttacgaggaccggagctggagaTCCCTGTTCTAAATCTTCCTAAAGTTCACATCTCAGATAATGTGATGatattaataaaacctacaaagaatgcTGGATTCATGACTGCTCAACCAGCCATAAACattctttcttttgtcatgcacgtctgcagcagcctctcctgTCAGTAGCTTTGTGACAAGGATCATTTTTCCTTCCAAGGATCTTCTCCAGGACAGCCTCCAGGTGCAGCTCAAACATACGGGGTGACTGAAGGAGACTTCTGGTTTTCTGCTGACACAGCCAGTATATTCTCAGCCTAAAGCTTCACCACAAACGGATGCAACTCTTTAAACTTTTCTGGAGCCACTTAGGGTAGCATTTCCTAACCTTAGTGTTACTGTCGGGCTATCAGCCACCACTGAACTTCTGGGGGAGGCTTGATCCCCATCAGTGCAGGTGGTGTCACACAGACGGGAGGCTGCAGCTAATTAATACGTTTTACTCtcgtcttcctcttcttcttcattcaGCTCAGAGACCAGATCACACACTCATATTTCACCTTTTACAACTGATTCCATTTTTATTGTCGAATTCCAGCTGTGTCGTTCTTCATCGTACTAGATCCCTAATGTTCACCACTCGTAGTTTCAAACCAACAACTGCtgatcagagccaatcagaagaGAGAACGCATCCTTTCCCGCCTTAAATGGGCTTTTTTCACGCTGTCATTCTTCCCTGAGACGGGAGTGAACACAGAACACACAGAAGTCAAAGTTCGACACCTGGACTTGAGAAACGTTAGGAGTGtgaccaagaaaaaaagttctctGTAGAGCCCTGGTAGATGACTGTCATCTCCATATAGCAGGATTTCCTCTTCATCTCAACCTGATCGAACGTTCACGGACAAGCTGGACAACATATTGATCCCTGTGGCACTGCCCCCCGAATTACTGACACTCTGTGATATTTCATGTTGTTAATGCAAACATAGTTCACATGGCACTTTTTTCTCCCCATTTGTCCAGTTTTAGCAGGATGCCAGAGGCAGCTGCTGATCACCGGCGGGCCCACCTGCACAGGTGTGCTGCAAACTGCACCCAGAAACACACCAGTCAGGACCTTCGCAGCCGTAAAGTAAGTCAAAGTAAAATTCATCATTTTCCAGCTTTCGAGGTGTTTTTAAACTTCGCCTTGCTAAATGTTGTGCACATCAAGTCCACACCAACATGTTTCGTTCACTGTGTGGCTGATAaatgttaatgtgtttaaaatgaacCTGCTGACTTAAACATGACTCAGCTTAACGTCACTTCTATTGATTGTCAGGgcgctaaaaaaaaacaaaaaaaaagaagatgcacAGAAGGAGgtgaagaaagagaagagggtcattGATGATAAAGACAGGCACAAGCCTATTGGGTTGACGGCGTGGGTGCCTGTGGATGACGTGTACATTAAGCGGTACTATCCCCGGACCGTCCACGGCGCAGCCGACGCCGTCAACATGCTGAAGAAATTCCAGGCGCTGGATTTCACCCCCCTCAATCAGCCCGTATATGTTGATCTGAAGCTGGACATGAAGCTGGAGAAGAAGGTAAGAAAATACATGGGAtgggattattattattatttatttatttattgttaatgtttttatggaACAACTTTTCAGGTGAAAACATAACGAAGTGCATGCAGAGAGAAATGAACGTGCAGATGATGTCAGTCCCAGTGAGATATAGAGTGAAGTATCTAACGGCGTTAATCTTACACAATGAGAAGATAAAAACAACCCGTAGGAACCTGTGGCGTGGGTGCCTGTGGCGTGGGTGCCTGTGGCGTGGGTGCCTGTGGCGTAGGAACCTGTGGCGTAGGTGCCTGTGGCGTGGGAGCCTGTGGCGTAGGAACCTGTGGCGTGGGTGCCTGGGGCGTGGGTGCCTGGGGCGTGGGAGCCTGTGGCGTGGGTGCCTGGGGCGTGGGAGCCTGTGGCGTGGGTGCCTGTGGCGTAGGAGCCTGGGGCGTGGGTGCCTGTGGCGTGGGAGCCTGTGGCGTGGGTGCCTGTGGCATAGGAGCCTGTGGCGTGGGTGCCTGTGGCGTGGGTGCCTGTGGCGTGGGTGCCTGTGGCGTAGGAACCTGTGGCGTAGGTGCCTGTGGCGTGGGAGCCTGTGGCGTAGGAACCTGTGGCGTGGGTGCCTGTGGCGTGGGAGCCTGTGGCGTAGGAACCTGTGGCGTGGGTGCCTGTGGCGTGGGTGCCTGGGGCGTGGGAGCCTGTGGCGTGGGTGCCTGTGGCGTAGGAGCCTGGGGCGTGGGTGCCTGGGGCGTGGGTGCCTGTGGCGTGGGTGCCTGTGGCATAGGAGCCTGTGGCGTGGGTGCCTGTGGCGTAGGTGCCTGTGGCGTGGGTGCCTGTGGCGTAGGAGCCTGTGGCGTGGGTGCCTGTGGCGTGGGTGCCTGTGGTGTAGGAGCCTGGGGCGTGGGTGCCTGTGGCGTGGGAGCCTGTGGCGTGGGAGCCTGTGGCGTAGGAACCTGTGGCGTGGGTGCCTGTGGCGTAGGAGCCTGGGGCGTGGGTGCCTGTGGCGTAGGAACCTGTGGCGTGGGAGCCTGTGGCGTGGGTGCCTGTGGCATAGGAGCCTGGGGCGTGGGTGCCTGTGGCGTAGGAACCTGTGGCGTGGGTGCCTGGGGCGTGGGTGCCTGTGGTGTAGGAACCTGGGGCGTGGGTGCCTGTGGCGTAGGAACCTGTGGCGTGGGAGACTGTGGCGTGGGTGCCTGTAGCGTAGGAGCCTGTGGCGTGGGTGCCTGTGGCGTAGGAGCCTGGGGCGTGGGTGCCTGTGGAGTAGGAACCTGTGGCGTGGGTGCCTGTGGCGTGGGAGCCTGTGGCGTGGGTGCCTGTGGCGTGGGTGCCTGTGGCGTGGGAGCCTGTGGCGTGGGACCCTGTGGCGTGGGTGCCTGTGGCGTAGGAGCCTGTGGCGTGGGTGCCTGTGGCGTGGGAGCCTGGGGCGTGGGTGCCTGTGGCGTGGGAGCCTGTGGCGTGGGTGCCTGTGGCGTAGGAGCCTGTGGCATAGGAGCCTGTGGCGTGGGTGCCTGTGGCGTGGGAGCCTGTGGCGTGGGTGCCTGTGGCGTAGGAGCCTGTGGCGTGGGTGCCTGTGGCGTAGGAGCCTGTGGCGTGGGTGCCTGTGGTGTAGGAGCCTGTGGCGTAGGAACCTGTGGCTTAGGAGCCTGGGGCGTGGGTGCCTGTGGCGTAGGAGCCTGTGGCGTGGGTGCCTGTGGCGTAGGAGCCTGTGGCATAGGTGCCTGTGGCGTGGGAGCCTGTGGCGTGGGTGCCTGTGGCGTAGGAGCCTGTGGCATAGGAGCCTGTGGCGTGGGTGCCTGTGGCGTAGGAGCCTGTGGCGTGGGTGCCTGTGGTGTAGGAGCCTGTGGCGTAGGAGCCTGTGGCGTAGGAGCCTGGGGTGTGGGTGCCTGTGGCGTCGGAGCCTGTGGCGTAGGAACCTGTGGCGTGGGTGCCTGTGGCGTGGGTGCCTGTGGCGTAGGAGCCTGTGGCGTAGGAGCCTGGGGCGTGGGTGCCTGTGGCGTAGGAACCTGTGGCGTGGGTGCCTGTGGCGTAGGAACCTGTGGCGTAGGAACCTGTGGCGTAGGAACCTGTGGCGTGGGTGCCTGTGGCGTGGGTGCCTGTGGCGTAGGAGCCTGGGGCGTGGGTGCCTGTGGCGTAGGAACCTGTGGCGTGGGTGCCTGGGGCGTGGGTGCCTGTAGCGTAGGAGCCTGTGGCGTGGGTGCCTGTGGCGTAGGAGCCTGGGGCGTGGGTGCCTGTGGCGTAGGAGCCTGTGGCGTAGGAACCTGTGGCGTGGGTGCCTGTAGCGTAGGAGCCTGTGGCGTGGGTGCCTGTGGCGTAGGAGCCTGTAGCGTAGGAGCCTGTGGCGTGGGTGCCTGTGGCTTGGGAGCCTGTGGCGTAGGAACCTGTGGCGTGGGTGCCTGTGGCGTAGGAACCTTTGGCGTGGGTGCCTGTGGCTTGGGTGCCTGTGGCGTGGGAGCATGTGGCGTGGGTGCCTGGGGTGTGGGAGCCTGTGGCGTGGGTGCCTGTGGCGTGGGTGCCTGTGGCGTGGGTGCCTGGGGTGTGGGTGCCTGTGGCGTGGGTGCCTGTGGAGGACTCTCCTCTTGTTTGAACTCATGCCATAttgaaaaatctgaaattgcTGTTATCGatctgattttgggcatgtaggtacTTTGACAGCTCTGAAGAGAATCCACTAAAAACCATTTAATCCTTATTATGAAGATCCGGACCGTTTCCCAGCCCTGCGTTTAGAGGACTGTGTCAGGATGAGACATTTTATATCTAGAATAACTTTGTTTTCGTTCCAGCTGCAAGTCGCGCTGATTGTTGTGGGTCAGACTTTATGTGTGTTATGAAGTTATGACACTGAGGAATCTACTGGGTTTCATACTGCAATTAATTGTAAGATGAAGTAAGTGTGACATCCCTACCTTTGACTGCTTCTACTGGACCTACTACGTCTACAGAGGGCCGATAACCTGCCAGTCAGAGATGCGTTTTAGCCGCCAGCTAACTTTCTGTAACACCTCGCCTCCGCTACTCTGAGAGAAGCAGGAAGGGCATCAATCTTTGAAACTCGATCAGCTTTCTGTTGATCAGTTAAAAACGGCATGACACAGAGGAATAAAAACCCTCAGCAGTTTGTTTCCACATCACAGAACTGCAGGCGGCTCACAGAACTAACCTTCCTGTACAGCTTGAAGGCTCCAGAGAGACGTTGGTGGGATAAATTTTATACTTGATAATCTGGGCTTGCTCTCTGTGACTGATCTTTTATCTTCCTGCAGCACACGGAGCATTCATAACGACAGTAaatgataatttttttctttcctcgtAGAAAACCGTCAGCCCCTTCGTCAGCACGGTGCATTTACCCCACCCGTTCAAGATGGAGATGAACAAAGTTTTAGTTTTCACTGAGGTAACTTCCTGTCGGCTGTTGATGatgaattgttttaattttgtgtgAGTGCAGAAGCAGCATCCTGTCACCAGCTGTGATTAATATTCCTGTCAGGTGACACGGGGTGGGGGTTGTAGCTGCGATGTTCATGCCAACAACCTGAATGAATGACTTTGACACACCCACATCAAAGTAAAGTGAAGTAAACTtccttgtttttctctgcaggatCCTAATCAAGCCAAAGTTGCCCAGGAGAGCGGAGCAGTGTTTGCAGGGGGGGTGGAGCTCATTCAGCCTGTAAGTTGGTCTCAGTGAGATCAGGAGTGCTGGAATCAACATAtttttcgggggggggggggggggggggtgtattAACAGATGGTGAGAATTgggtttagttttatttatacacacacagcGGTCGCACACATTTATATTTGACTTCAGCTGATGGTGGTACGTTTTATACTACCAGTAActttatcaggaccaccttctggtaccagctggacccctttttcctccagaactgcctgaattcttggtgtgatagacggaagcaggtggtggaaaccttcctcagaggttttgctccatattgacatgacagcatcacacagctgctgcaggtttgtcctGTCACGACAAGtttatttacacacatttcatgtacaagacaattcaaagtgctttccataaaacatttaaagcattacagcgggggcagaagaagcatttaaaagtaaaaaaaaaacgtgaagAGAAACAGAACAATATTAGgatcataataaaatcatataaaataacacaattaaattgtgattaaaagTTACAGTCTAGATAAGTTAACCGTGTAGATCAGGACTTAAAGTCTTCCCACACCATGCCGGATCTCCGGCCTGCAGCTGTAACGTCGGTACCTCAGTTTTGTTGCTGGGGTGGAGGGTAAACCTGGTTTAACCCGAGATTTATGCTACGTATTTTTATACACATGCTCTGTGTCTGTCTTCTAGTGGGAGTGTGCTCACCTGCATGAGCGTGCACCTGCCTTAGCACATCAGGGTGGAGGAGAACTGTGAGCGGTGATCATGTACAGTCTGaaatgaccacacacacacacagacacacacacaaagttcaGGTTCGGGTTCCGGTTTAACCCCCGATTGGtgcaaaggaaaagaaatccTGGATtctaacctggatttaaaaatgtctgcgTTTGGTGAAAGTTTTATCTCCACTGTGTTTGCTCCACTGTGTTTGTTCCGCTGTGTTTGCTCCACTGTGTTTGTTCCACTGGTAAGTGGTCGGATCAGTTAGGTTGGTCCCCAACGGAAGGGTCCCGGTAAAGTTAGTAGGGTCGGATATTAAGGTGCGACACCTGCCCCGATCTGACCcacacccgttggtggaaacggggctttagtcctggttaaaactccagcagcagcatctggacgAGCTCTTTTtaagaagtcctgttaaagaccagtacagtaatccaggctactggagatggatgcatggaggagtttctactggtcttactgggagactaaacttttaattctgtttttgaaCAGGTGGACTTGATAGTGGATGATGGATGTTGATGGATCAGTCTTTGTTTACACGTTCCTCTAAACTGACagacttttcattcattttcagttcattCGATTTTATTGATCAGAATCACAGAAGCAGTTAAAACCATTAACGAACAGGACTTGATGGCGTGTGAACTGAATTCATTTCCAGATCTTGGACGATGAGATTTCAGCTGACTTCTACGTAGCCGTCCCCGACATCCTGCCGAAGCTCTTATCTCTGAAAAACAAGCTGAGAAAGAAGTTCCCGAAGAGCAAGAGGGGTAAGCTGAGGCTTCAAACACCTCCACACCCTTTACTTCCTGACAGCTCCAAGCCTAATGGTTAAACTGGGTTGGGAATCATTCTGTTCATTAACAGTCATCATGTTGATCATTTCATTCTTCTCTAACTGCGACAGCAGAATGTCTGAAGTGTAATTTATTCCTGAGTGGATGACAGGAGGGCTGGTGGGTTATTTTCTGTGTCTGCAGGCACAGTCAGCACCAACATTCCCAAGACGCTGGAGATGTTTAAAACGGGTCACGAGTACCTGGTGGAGAGTGACTGCTACGTCAGGACCCAGATAGCCACAGTACGTCATAACAAGCTGCTGCGTGACTTCTGTAAACACAGGGTCTAATTAAGCTTTAACATTTACATCTCAGCCAGCGTAATATCacattttggggggaaaaaagcacaATTTTAACCCTGAAAATGGCAAATAATTTAGCTTTTgatgtcagtttttttaaacacaaaaataatgacTTACTGTGGTAAAATACTACataacattttctattttacgACAACGAGCAACAACTACCAGAGatcaaaacaataataataatgttaaaaaacaaaataaagtaaaacgtGGAATATCCTGGAATTTGCTCATATGTGGTTTCCATCTTTAATCTCCACTAGTTTAAGAGTTTTCCACATGCAGCAACATTCCCACCGCCCTCCTGGAAACACTTCCGGTGCGGCGATACGAGCCAAATGAAAACTAGATGAGAGTTGAATGCACTTTGACCTTTGCAGGCCCGTCTGCCGGGGCTCAAGTCTCGCCCAGAAGTTCAGCAGTGGCTACACGGCCAGAAGAAATTCAATGCTGCCGCCCCCGAGGAAAAAGAAAGCTGCGTCTGGCTCTGGGGAAGCACCAGACTGAGAATAAACTATAATTCTTGTGGCTTCCTGCTGCTGGTTTGTTTATAAACTTCTCTCTAAATTTCACTGTGAAATCTGAAcaggaaacattaaaatgaaaaaacagactCAGATTTGCTGCCGGCAGTAAGTCGGATTAGTTTCTGGTGAGGCTGGACTCTTCCAAGGCtgcaccgattctgttcataactttgaTGGACAGAATTTCCAGGCACAGTCGAGGTGTTGAAGGAATTTGGTTTCAGTCAGTATAGAGTCTCTGCTCAGATGTTGTGGTTCtgttgatcttcagctctcgttggagcgatttgcagccgagtgtgaagtggttgggatgagaatcagcacctccaagtccaagaCCACGGTCCTCAATCAGAAAAGGATGGAGTGTTCTCTCTGGGTCTGGAATGAGGTCCTGTGCCCAGTGGAGGAGCTCCAGTATCTCTTTGTCATGTTCAGGACTGAGGGAGCTGGAGGTCTACAGGAGGATCAGTGCTGCattgatgcagactctgcaggTCCTGGTGAACatggagctgagctgaaaggagaAGCTCTGGATTTACTGGTTCATCTACGTTCCCagcctcacctatggtcaccagCTGTAGGTAGAGACCGAAAGAACCAGAtcatgaatacaagcggctgaaatgagttttctcctcAGAGTGTctggactctcccttagagatggTATGAGAAGCTCGGTCATCCAGGAGGAGATCAGAGTAGAAGTGCAGCTCCTCCACatggagaggagccagatgaggtggctcaggcatctggtcaggatgcctcctggatgcttctctggtgaggtgttctgggcataCCCGACTgggaggaggccccggggaagacccaggtcACGtagacagactacatctctcgacTGGCCTGGTAACGCCTCGGTATCCCCcaggatgagctggaagaagtggctggggagatggaagtctgggtttctctGCTTAAGCTgctgatggatgggtggatgggtggatggatggatggatggatggatggatggatgggtgggtgggtgggtgggtggatggatggatggatggatgggtgggtggtaCACCAGTGCAAAATATCCTGTAAAtgacacaaacatgaacacGTTGTGCAGGATGGAAGCATTTTACTTTATTCTGTGGGTCATGCTCATTAATGGACTCCAACATATAAACCAACATGTTTACTGAAGCACGATGATAAAAAGGGAAATAACATTTGAGTAAAaggtgtaaaataaaatgtaatttcctGCGTTCTCTCTGCCGTGTAGCTGGACATGCCCAGTGAGCAC containing:
- the mrpl1 gene encoding 39S ribosomal protein L1, mitochondrial produces the protein MATCTRTAWKVLAGCQRQLLITGGPTCTGVLQTAPRNTPVRTFAAVKALKKNKKKEDAQKEVKKEKRVIDDKDRHKPIGLTAWVPVDDVYIKRYYPRTVHGAADAVNMLKKFQALDFTPLNQPVYVDLKLDMKLEKKKTVSPFVSTVHLPHPFKMEMNKVLVFTEDPNQAKVAQESGAVFAGGVELIQPILDDEISADFYVAVPDILPKLLSLKNKLRKKFPKSKRGTVSTNIPKTLEMFKTGHEYLVESDCYVRTQIATLDMPSEHIFANLQTLVTDVCSHRPADMGPFIERAIISSQTSEAIWFKSEDLLPTTEE